One genomic window of Roseobacter ponti includes the following:
- the moaC gene encoding cyclic pyranopterin monophosphate synthase MoaC, whose amino-acid sequence MSGKLTHFDSRGAAHMVDVGDKPVTSRIAVAESHIRMLPETFDIIQEGRAKKGDVLGVARLAGIMAAKRTPDLIPLCHPLPVTRVAVELTPDPDLPGYRIEATVKTTGQTGVEMEALTAASVAALTVYDMAKAVDKGMEIGGTRVVLKDGGKSGRYQAS is encoded by the coding sequence ATGTCAGGAAAGCTCACCCATTTCGACAGCAGGGGCGCGGCACATATGGTCGATGTGGGCGATAAGCCCGTGACCAGTCGCATCGCTGTGGCCGAAAGTCACATCAGGATGCTACCGGAAACCTTTGATATCATTCAGGAAGGCCGCGCCAAAAAGGGCGATGTTCTGGGCGTTGCACGACTGGCCGGGATCATGGCTGCCAAGCGCACGCCCGATCTTATTCCGCTCTGCCATCCGCTGCCTGTCACCAGAGTTGCGGTGGAGCTGACCCCTGATCCGGACCTGCCCGGCTACCGTATTGAGGCCACCGTGAAAACGACCGGCCAGACCGGCGTCGAGATGGAAGCGCTGACCGCGGCCTCGGTCGCGGCGCTGACGGTCTATGACATGGCCAAGGCCGTCGATAAAGGCATGGAGATCGGCGGCACCCGCGTGGTGCTGAAGGACGGCGGCAAGTCGGGCCGGTATCAGGCGTCATGA